CGAGTAATTGAGGTAAATGCACGCCTCTCAAGATCATCTGCATTAGCCAGTAAAGCCACCGGATATCCCCTAGCCTTTGTGGCTGCCAAACTTGGCCTCGGTTATGGATTACACCAACTCAAAAATAGCGTAACACAAACCACAACGGCATGCTTTGAACCCGCCCTCGATTACGTGGTAGTGAAGATTCCGCGCTGGGACTTAACCAAATTCCATGGGGTAAGCCGTGAAATTGGCTCTGCTATGAAAAGCGTTGGCGAAGTAATGGCCATTGGACGGTCGTTCGAAGAGGCAATACAAAAGGGTTTGCGTATGGTTGGGCAAGGTATGCATGGGCTAGTAGCCAACCCGTCATTCAATTTTCCTAATTTAGAGGAAGCCCTCTCCCACCCTACCGATCAGCGGATTTTTGCAGTGGCAGATGCACTGGAACAAGGTTGGGACATTGAACGGATTCACGCGCACACAAAAATAGACCGATGGTTCTTAGGGAAACTTGCAAACATTGTTGCCCACAAAAATTTTCTGAGGAACAAAAAGACACTGGAGGCATTCGACAAAGAAACCATGCGGGATGCTAAGCGAATGGGCTTCTCCGATTTTCAAATAGCACGAATTCTCTACGATCCTGAATCAAAGAACATTGAAGCACATCAACTCAGAGTAAGGGAATACCGGAAAAAACTGGGAGTAACTCCAGTGGTGAAACAAATCGATACGCTTGCCGCCGAATACCCCTCGCACACCGCCTACTTCTACTTAACCTATCACGGCACCGAGCATGACTTGCAATACAGCGATACAGGAAAATCGGTTGTTGTACTTGGATCGGGGGCATATCGAATTGGTAGTTCAGTGGAGTTTGACTGGTGCACTGTGAGTGCCGCCAAGCAAATCCGAAAACACGGCCTTCGGGCGGTAATGATAAACTACAACCCCGAAACCGTAAGCACCGATTATGACGTGTGCGACAGCCTCTACTTCGACGAACTCTCCTTTGAACGGGTACTCGATATTGTCGAACTCGAAAACCCCATTGGAGTAGTAGTTTCGGTAGGTGGTCAAATCCCAAACAACCTAGCTATGCGACTCCACAATGCGGGAGTCAACGTGCTTGGCACCTCACCCGAATCCATCGACCGCGCCGAGGACCGCAAGAAGTTCTCTGCCATGCTCGACAGGCTGCTCGTCGATCAGCCTCGATGGAGTGAACTTTCCACGTTTGAGGAAATTGAAAAATTCATCGAAGAGGTTGGATATCCCGTTCTCATTAGGCCCTCATACGTACTCTCTGGTTCGGCCATGAACGTGGTGTCGAATCCCCACGAGTTACACGGATTCCTTACCCTTGCAGCCAGCGTTTCCAAAACCCATCCGGTGGTAGTGAGCGAGTTTATTGAAGGAGCCAAAGAGATAGAGTTCGACGGCGTAGCCAACAACGGGAAGGTGATGTTCGACGCCATTTCGGAGCACGTAGAATTTGGTGGTGTCCACTCGGGTGATGCCACATTAGTGTTTCCGCCCCAGAAGCTCTACTTTGAAACAATACGCCGCATTCGAAAAATTGCCGCTGAAATTGCGCTGGAGCTTAACATTACAGGACCATTCAACATGCAATTACTGGCTCGCAACAACGATATAAAAGTTATTGAGTGCAACCTAAGGGCCAGCCGCAGCTTCCCTTTTGTCTCCAAGGTGCTGGGGTATGACTTTATCTCGGCAGCTACGGACTATATGCTTGGAAGGCTTCCTATGTCCATGCCTCCATCTATGTTTGAGATAAACCATGTAGGCATTAAGGCATCGCAGTTCTCCTTTAGCCGGCTCTCCAAGGCCGATCCAATCCTTGGAGTTGACATGGCTTCCACCGGCGAGGTAGGATGCTTAGGCGTAGACTTTGACGATGCATTGCTCAAAGCCATGCTCAGCGTGGGCTACCGCATTCCGCAAAAATGTATACTGGTATCATCGGGACCTATACGATCGAAATTGGCGCTGCTTGCCCCACTATCGCTACTATCCGAAAGAGGTTACTCCATCATGGCAACAAAGGGAACAGCAAAGTTCCTCAACGACAATGGAATTAAAGCAGAAGCAGTTGCTTGGCCTGATGAAGTTGAGCACCCCAACTGCCTCGACCTTATTAAAGAGAAGGAGGTAGAACTGGTCATTAACATCCCCAAAAACCTTTCTACAAAGGAACTCTATAACGACTATACCATTCGCCGCACTGCCATCGACTATAATGTACCGCTCATTACCAATGCAAGACTGGGCGCTGCATTCCTTTACGCATTAACTAGAAAAAATGTGGCCGATCTAACAATAACTCCTTGGAGTGAATATGTTTAAAAGCCATGCCGACAAATTCAAACAAACAGTAACAAAGGCTGAGTGTAGAATACGACTTCTCTTAAAATTCTATTCAATATTCACCAACCACGATCTAATTCTAATTACTCAGAAAAAAAAAGAGTTCATTAAATTGAGCACGTTCAAAATGTTTTACTTTGTAGCCACAAACCTTAAAACTATACTACTATGGAAAAAAGAGTCGGCTTTGGAATTCGCTTAGGTGCTTATCTTATTGATTTAGTAATTGCAGGAATTTTAGCATCAATTCTCAGTATTGTTTTTGCAGGGCTATTTGCAACAATTGGTGCTGGAGTGGGTAATGCAAGTGGCGAAGAATATGGTGCTGCTGCCGGAGGTATTGTAGGTTTTATTGCAGGATTAACTGCCGGATTTATGGTTGCTGTTCCCCTATACTTTCTTATGGAAGCATTTCTTGGCTATACCCTAGGCAAGTTAATTCTTGGTATCGCTATTGCTAAAGAAGATGGCACAAAGGGTGATATCAAAGATTTCTTCCTCCGCTATGCTATCAAAAATAGCGGAACTCTTCTTGCATTGCTAGGTTTACTTACTCTTAGCTTCATCGGAACGCTGGGTACTATTGCTTCACTTGCAATCTTTGTTGGATGCTTCTTTGTACTTGCAGATAAAAAACAATCGTTCCACGACATGCTTTCAAAGACTGCAGTTTTCAAAAAAGAGGATATTGCTTAGATTTTCTTAAAATGCGTTTTGAAGGCCTCCCCTGTGGAGGCCTTTTTCGTTAAACAAAAACTTAGACCTTTTCCATTGCTTCTTTATCCACAAAGCCTTAACTTGGGCACCAAATACCTTAAATCAATACGCCATATGAGAAAAAGTATAATCATCCTTGCCACTGGGCTTGCACTCTTTGGTTGCAAACCTAAAGAAGCAGAAGTTTCTGTGATTGGAAAGCCCGATCTCAAACTCACCTCCACTACCCTAACCCCCGAAGTGCTCTGGTCGTTCGGCCGATTGGGCGACACAAAGGTTTCCCCCGATGGAAAGCAAATTGCCTACACCGTAACTTACTACAGTATTTCCGAAAATAAGGGGAACGCCGAAATCTACATTATGAATGCAGATGGATCGGATAAGAAGCAGCTCACCAAGACTCCTAAAAGCGAGTTTGGGCTAGAGTGGAAGGCCGATGGATCGAGCCTCTACTTCATGAGCGCAGAGACAGGAAACCCTGAACTCTTCAGCATCAAGCCTGACGGTTCGGATAGAACGCAGCTTACCCATCTCGACAAACCTATTACCAACTACTTGGTTTCGCCAGCTGGTGGCAAAATACTGCTTACCATCGACACCAAGGTGGATACCTCCACTGCCGACCGTTACCCCGATCTCGACAAATCCGATGGAATGGTTATTACCGACTTGATGTATCGCCACTGGGATAGCTGGGAAGATGGCAGCTACCAACACATTTACATTGCCGATTTTGATGGCAGCAAGATAGGCGAACCTCAAGACATAATGCCCGGCGAAGCATGGGATTCCCCACTGATGCCTTTTGGTGGAATTGACGAAATCAGCTGGAGCCCCGATGGCAAATCGGTTGCCTATACCTGCAAGAAGCAAAAGGGCAAGGATTACGCCTTCTCCACCAACTCCGACATCTACCTCTATAACCTCGAGAGCAAGGAGACCAAGAACCTAACCGAAGGCATGCCCGGCTACGATCGTGTACCAGTATTCACCCCTCAAGGCGATAAAATGCTTTGGGTGAGCATGGCCCGCGGTGGCTTTGAGGCCGATCGTGAGCGTCTTTTCTGCCTCGATTTTAAAACTGGCGAAAAGAAGGAGCTACTTCCTAATTTCGACCATAGCCCTGCAAGTTTGAGCTTTACCGCCGATGGCAAAACCCTCTACTTTGTTACCGGTATCGATGCCACCTTCCAGGTTTACGGCCTCAACATGGATAACCTTGAACTAAAACCCATCACCAAGGGATGGCACGACTACCACAGCGTGGAGGTTGCCGGCAATACCCTCGTGGGCACCAAGGTATCCATTGTTAAACCAGCCGAGATTTACACGATCGATCCTACCAGCGGAACGGAGACCGAGCTAAGCTTTATCAATAAAGAGTTGCTCGATCAGCTCCACATGCCCAAGGTTACCCAACGCATGATTAAGACCAGCGACGGCATGTTGATGCCAACGTGGGTAATCCTTCCTCCCGATTTCGATAGCACCAAGAAATACCCCGCGCTGCTTTACTGCGAAGGCGGCCCTCAAAGCCCCGTAAGCCAATTCTGGAGCTACCGCTGGAACTTTAGCATCATGGCCAGCAACGGTTATGTAATTGTTGCCCCAAGCCGTCGCGGCGTGCTCACTCTAGGTCAAAAGTGGACCGATGCAATCAGCAAGGATCACGGAGGTCAGGAGATGCGCGACCTACTTTGCGCCATTGATGAGGTAAAGCAGGAACCTTGGGTAGATGCGGACAACCTTGGTGCTACCGGTGCCAGCTATGGAGGATATACCGTTTACTGGCTTGCAGGCAACCACCACAAGCGATTTAAAGCATTCCTCTCGCACTGCGGCGTGTTTAACTCCGAAATGGAGTATATGACCACGGACGAAATGTTTTTCGACAGCTGGGAAATGGGCGGTGCACCTTGGGAAACCAACAATAAGGTAGCCATGAAGAGCTTTTCACAAAGCCCTCATAAGTTTGTAAAAAACTGGGACACTCCAATCCTTATTATTGAAGGCGGTAACGACTTCCGAATTCCTTACACCCAAGGGATGGCAGCCTTTAATACAGCACAGGAGCTAGGCGTTCCTAGCAAATTCCTCTTCTTTCCGAGCGAAAGCCACTGGGTGCTAAAACCCCAAAACGGCATTCTCTGGCAGCGTGAGTACTTTGCCTGGTTCGACAAATGGCTTAAAGTGAAGAAGTAAAAAGTAAAAGGATGGCAAGTGCGAATACGTAAGTTTAACAGCAATTAGCCACCTTTTAGATAAAACAGAATGATAACAGGGGGCTGCATCGCAAGATGTGGCCCTTTGTTTATTTGACGACAAGCCGACTATAGGTAAAATAGAAAATGTTTTGTAGATTTGATACGAAAACGGCTGAAGGGAAAATTAAATTTGATTTATAAATCCGAACCTTTACGATGAAAGTGTCAATGTTTATTATCGCATTTCTATTTATTCAAGCAATCACAAACGGACAAGATAAGACCGATAAAAATACATCATCACGATGTTTCATTGCCGATGTATTCATGAAATTACCTTTTACTAGCCTAAATGAAGAAGAGAAAAAGGAATTACTTAAGAATACAGAAAGAGTATTAGATGAAGAAAGGCAAACAATAGAAATAGATACTATCAATAATTTCATCTTCATTCAATCTTGTTTTATAGAAAGTATGACAATGCCCTGTGAGAATTACTACATAAGGTCATACCTGCAGAAAAAGAATGTATACAAAATAGTTTACTCGAATAGTTCCACTTGTTTTGCTGATAAACACCAGCAAGAACTTGAAGTATATGAGTATAATTTAGGCACAAAAGTCCTCATGAAAGATACAACTGAATACAAAGTGCTCAAACTATCACTGAAAGATTTCTTCAAAGTCAACACGCCAGAAATAGTATTGGCAAAATATTCTGAAAATGTTAGTCCTATATATACGTTTAATGGGAAAAGGATATCGTGCTATATATCTGATGCTGGATATTCAAACACTTTACGTAATGAACCATGGTTAAAAGGGCGTGATATCGAAATTGAATGGGATGGAAACACTTTTCTTATAATAAAGTTTATACCATACAATGATGACAACAAGTCATTTGAAGAATAAGAGATACCATCATCCCCCCCAACAAAAAAACCGCCCCAATCAAGGGCGGTTTTTTTATATCGTTGGAATATCAACTATCGGTTCGAAGACCTGCGCTTGCTGCCACGATCGTCGGGGCGGCTGCTGCGGCTTGGACCACGTCCATCTTAGTAACTGCCACGGTGCCATCAGTAACAACCATCCTAAAAATCAGAGCCAATAGTTCCCGTATCGAGAACTATTGCTATCTTTGCATTTGGAAAGAAGAATAATGGAAAGGATTTTTGGGAAAAGCACGCTGAGAGAGTATTGGGAACATGCCCCAGACTCAGAACAATACCTGAAAACTTGGTGCGACACAGCTATGAGTTCTTCGTGGAAATCGCCAAATGAAGTGAAAACCACCTATGCGAATGCAAGCATTCTGAAAGACAGCAGGATTGTATTCAACATAAAGGGAAATTCATACAGACTTATAGCAAAATTCAACTTTGAGAAACAGTGGATTTTTATCCGGTTTATTGGAACTCATTCCGAATATGACAAGATTGATGCGAACTCGATTTAAAAATTAGAATTATGGAACTGAAACCGATAAAGAGTGAAACCGATTACCAATCTGCCTTAAAGCGATTGGAATTAGTTTTTGATGCCCCAACCAGTACTCCAGAAAGCGACGAAGCCGATATTTTGGGACTCATGGTTGACGAATACGAAAAGAAACACTACCGCATCGAAGCCCCAGACCCCATTGAGGCAATTAAAATCCGCATGGAAGAATTACACCTTAAACAAGTGGATTTAGTCGCTGAAATTGGAGGGAAAAGCAGGGTCTCTGAAATACTGAATCGCAAAAGGAAATTAACGGTTGAAATGATTAGGAATCTGAGCCATAAGCTTAACCTTTCGCCAGAATTACTAATTGCAGACTATCAACTAACGAGATAAAATAAGCACGGTTGGTAATATGCCACCGGCAATACAGGCAAGCATAGCCGCGATCGTTAAACCAAAAAACCGCCCCTTTCAAGGGCGGTTTTTTTATATCGTTGGAATATCAACTATCGGTTCGAAGACCTGCGCTCGCTGCCACGATCGTCGGGGCGGCTGCTGCGGCTCGGACCACGTCCATCCTGATGTCCACGACGGCGTTCGTCGGGGCTGGAGCGACGCTCTTCGCCTGCACGAGGCTTGCCTATGCCACGAAAACCACCCCGAGCAAATGCTGCTGCCGGAGCTGGTGACGATGATGCGTAGGGATGATCCTTTACTACCGGTATCGACTTACCAATCAATTTTTCAATATCCTTTAGGAATGCACGCTCCTCTGCATCGCAAAACGAAATGGCCTGACCCTCATGACCTGCTCGGCCGGTACGGCCAATTCGGTGTACATAGGTTTCGGGTACGTTGGGCAACTC
This genomic interval from Williamwhitmania taraxaci contains the following:
- the carB gene encoding carbamoyl-phosphate synthase (glutamine-hydrolyzing) large subunit, giving the protein MKQYKKILVLGSGALKIGEAGEFDYSGTQALKALKEEGIRTILINPNIATVQTSKGVADEVYFLPVTPYFVEKVIAKEKPDGIYLSFGGQTALNCGTTLYKSGFLAKHNVEVLGTPVETIINTEDRELFAAKLREIEVLTPKSIAVESVDEALNAAKTIGFPLIIRAAFTLGGQGSGFCNSMDELKTLATNAFSYSPQILVEESLKGWKEIEYEVVRDRFDNCITVCNMENFDPLGIHTGESIVVAPSQTLTNSEYHKLRSLAIRIIRHLGVVGECNVQYTLDPNSEDYRVIEVNARLSRSSALASKATGYPLAFVAAKLGLGYGLHQLKNSVTQTTTACFEPALDYVVVKIPRWDLTKFHGVSREIGSAMKSVGEVMAIGRSFEEAIQKGLRMVGQGMHGLVANPSFNFPNLEEALSHPTDQRIFAVADALEQGWDIERIHAHTKIDRWFLGKLANIVAHKNFLRNKKTLEAFDKETMRDAKRMGFSDFQIARILYDPESKNIEAHQLRVREYRKKLGVTPVVKQIDTLAAEYPSHTAYFYLTYHGTEHDLQYSDTGKSVVVLGSGAYRIGSSVEFDWCTVSAAKQIRKHGLRAVMINYNPETVSTDYDVCDSLYFDELSFERVLDIVELENPIGVVVSVGGQIPNNLAMRLHNAGVNVLGTSPESIDRAEDRKKFSAMLDRLLVDQPRWSELSTFEEIEKFIEEVGYPVLIRPSYVLSGSAMNVVSNPHELHGFLTLAASVSKTHPVVVSEFIEGAKEIEFDGVANNGKVMFDAISEHVEFGGVHSGDATLVFPPQKLYFETIRRIRKIAAEIALELNITGPFNMQLLARNNDIKVIECNLRASRSFPFVSKVLGYDFISAATDYMLGRLPMSMPPSMFEINHVGIKASQFSFSRLSKADPILGVDMASTGEVGCLGVDFDDALLKAMLSVGYRIPQKCILVSSGPIRSKLALLAPLSLLSERGYSIMATKGTAKFLNDNGIKAEAVAWPDEVEHPNCLDLIKEKEVELVINIPKNLSTKELYNDYTIRRTAIDYNVPLITNARLGAAFLYALTRKNVADLTITPWSEYV
- a CDS encoding RDD family protein; the protein is MEKRVGFGIRLGAYLIDLVIAGILASILSIVFAGLFATIGAGVGNASGEEYGAAAGGIVGFIAGLTAGFMVAVPLYFLMEAFLGYTLGKLILGIAIAKEDGTKGDIKDFFLRYAIKNSGTLLALLGLLTLSFIGTLGTIASLAIFVGCFFVLADKKQSFHDMLSKTAVFKKEDIA
- a CDS encoding S9 family peptidase, translated to MRKSIIILATGLALFGCKPKEAEVSVIGKPDLKLTSTTLTPEVLWSFGRLGDTKVSPDGKQIAYTVTYYSISENKGNAEIYIMNADGSDKKQLTKTPKSEFGLEWKADGSSLYFMSAETGNPELFSIKPDGSDRTQLTHLDKPITNYLVSPAGGKILLTIDTKVDTSTADRYPDLDKSDGMVITDLMYRHWDSWEDGSYQHIYIADFDGSKIGEPQDIMPGEAWDSPLMPFGGIDEISWSPDGKSVAYTCKKQKGKDYAFSTNSDIYLYNLESKETKNLTEGMPGYDRVPVFTPQGDKMLWVSMARGGFEADRERLFCLDFKTGEKKELLPNFDHSPASLSFTADGKTLYFVTGIDATFQVYGLNMDNLELKPITKGWHDYHSVEVAGNTLVGTKVSIVKPAEIYTIDPTSGTETELSFINKELLDQLHMPKVTQRMIKTSDGMLMPTWVILPPDFDSTKKYPALLYCEGGPQSPVSQFWSYRWNFSIMASNGYVIVAPSRRGVLTLGQKWTDAISKDHGGQEMRDLLCAIDEVKQEPWVDADNLGATGASYGGYTVYWLAGNHHKRFKAFLSHCGVFNSEMEYMTTDEMFFDSWEMGGAPWETNNKVAMKSFSQSPHKFVKNWDTPILIIEGGNDFRIPYTQGMAAFNTAQELGVPSKFLFFPSESHWVLKPQNGILWQREYFAWFDKWLKVKK
- a CDS encoding type II toxin-antitoxin system HigB family toxin codes for the protein MERIFGKSTLREYWEHAPDSEQYLKTWCDTAMSSSWKSPNEVKTTYANASILKDSRIVFNIKGNSYRLIAKFNFEKQWIFIRFIGTHSEYDKIDANSI
- a CDS encoding helix-turn-helix domain-containing protein is translated as MELKPIKSETDYQSALKRLELVFDAPTSTPESDEADILGLMVDEYEKKHYRIEAPDPIEAIKIRMEELHLKQVDLVAEIGGKSRVSEILNRKRKLTVEMIRNLSHKLNLSPELLIADYQLTR